From the Nocardiopsis changdeensis genome, one window contains:
- a CDS encoding Ig-like domain-containing protein has translation MADNVNAIRAFGTDGGKCYVAPMGSTLPTGLDPFGTEWWDLGAIDPTGFNEAYEEERNEKRPLGYKSPVRTDIISVTKTITTPLWETNPYTQALYDGVDLSDMVELPGGILTYPVHRPTGQRRYMLAVDTFDGTNHERTVAAIAEVTSRGERPKNAENVTATSLTWTIYEASDGLMFNRYFLSDGMWLPVESMEIGGTATVAVAATTQLTATATYYNATSDDVSADADWDTSAPTIATVDSDGTVTGVTAGTATISAMYRGVTDTLSVTVTA, from the coding sequence ATGGCGGACAACGTCAATGCGATCCGCGCATTCGGAACCGACGGCGGCAAGTGCTACGTCGCACCCATGGGCAGCACCCTGCCCACCGGCCTGGACCCGTTCGGCACCGAGTGGTGGGACCTCGGCGCGATCGACCCCACCGGCTTCAATGAGGCGTATGAAGAAGAAAGGAACGAAAAGAGGCCCTTGGGGTACAAGAGCCCTGTTCGTACCGACATCATCTCGGTGACCAAGACCATCACCACCCCGCTGTGGGAAACCAACCCCTACACCCAGGCCTTGTACGACGGCGTGGACCTGTCGGACATGGTGGAGCTCCCGGGCGGCATCCTCACCTATCCGGTGCACCGGCCGACCGGTCAGCGCCGCTACATGCTCGCTGTGGATACGTTCGACGGCACCAACCACGAGCGGACCGTCGCGGCGATCGCTGAGGTCACCAGTCGTGGCGAACGCCCGAAGAACGCCGAGAACGTCACCGCGACGTCGCTGACGTGGACGATCTACGAGGCGAGCGATGGCCTCATGTTCAACCGATACTTCCTGTCCGACGGCATGTGGCTGCCCGTGGAGTCCATGGAGATCGGCGGAACCGCGACCGTCGCCGTCGCCGCGACCACTCAGCTCACCGCGACCGCCACGTACTACAACGCCACCAGCGACGACGTGTCCGCGGACGCCGACTGGGACACCTCCGCGCCCACCATCGCGACCGTCGACTCGGACGGCACCGTCACCGGCGTGACCGCTGGGACCGCGACCATCAGCGCCATGTACCGGGGCGTCACGGACACCCTGTCGGTGACCGTCACCGCCTGA